One Microlunatus soli genomic window carries:
- a CDS encoding NAD(P)/FAD-dependent oxidoreductase, producing the protein MRDNPTAQALYDVTVVGGGPAGLSAAIALGRSRRSVLVIDAGRPRNAPAAGAHNVLSRDGIPPRELLALGRTEAVGYGVEIVDGEVTTARQQDGVFEIATATGPSVRSRRVLLAGGLVDELPDIPGLAERWGTTVLHCPYCHGWEVRDQMIGILATTGMSAHQALLFRQLSDKITFFTHTAGDPEPEQAEQFRALGISVVAGVVDHLDGTGSMLDGVTLTDGRTIPVDALVVGPRFRARTELYEQLGGQPAEHPHGVLIPTDPGGRTDIGGVYAVGNASDLSASVAPAAGAGVLAGGMINADLIAEDTRRAVEAMREE; encoded by the coding sequence ATGCGCGACAACCCGACAGCTCAGGCACTCTACGACGTGACCGTGGTCGGCGGCGGCCCCGCCGGTCTCAGCGCGGCCATCGCCCTGGGGCGGTCCCGTCGCTCGGTGCTGGTGATCGACGCCGGCCGACCCCGCAATGCGCCCGCCGCCGGAGCCCACAACGTGCTGTCCCGGGACGGCATCCCGCCTCGGGAACTGTTGGCCCTCGGGCGCACTGAGGCGGTTGGGTACGGCGTCGAGATCGTCGACGGCGAGGTGACCACCGCCCGACAGCAGGACGGAGTGTTCGAGATCGCAACCGCCACCGGACCCAGCGTCCGGTCACGGCGGGTGTTGTTGGCCGGCGGACTCGTCGACGAGCTGCCGGACATCCCCGGCCTGGCCGAACGGTGGGGAACGACGGTGCTGCACTGCCCCTACTGCCACGGCTGGGAGGTCCGGGACCAGATGATCGGAATCCTCGCGACCACCGGCATGTCGGCGCATCAGGCCTTGCTCTTCCGACAGCTTAGCGACAAGATCACCTTCTTCACCCACACCGCCGGTGATCCTGAACCCGAGCAGGCCGAACAGTTCCGGGCGCTCGGCATCAGCGTCGTCGCCGGCGTTGTCGATCATCTCGACGGCACCGGCAGCATGCTGGACGGCGTCACGCTCACCGACGGTCGGACGATACCGGTCGATGCGCTCGTCGTCGGGCCGCGTTTCCGGGCCCGGACGGAGCTCTACGAGCAACTCGGCGGGCAGCCGGCCGAGCATCCGCACGGGGTGCTGATTCCGACCGACCCCGGCGGTCGCACCGATATCGGGGGCGTCTACGCGGTCGGCAACGCCAGTGACCTCTCGGCCTCCGTCGCACCGGCTGCCGGCGCCGGTGTGCTGGCCGGCGGAATGATCAACGCGGATCTGATCGCCGAGGACACCCGACGCGCGGTCGAGGCGATGCGCGAGGAGTGA
- a CDS encoding DinB family protein: MQNDQRLRPASSADERAMITGWLDWQRQTVPLKCAGLTDEQARRRLLPTSPEMTVGGLVSHLIAVERHWLVGSFLGEPAGPLDDDGWVDDEPLDSLVDRYLRQCEVSRRIVAAHQLDELERYAPEGMPVLSLRWILQHLIEETARHLGHLDILAELLDGRRGA; the protein is encoded by the coding sequence ATGCAGAACGATCAGCGGTTGCGACCGGCTTCGTCTGCCGACGAGCGAGCCATGATCACCGGCTGGCTGGACTGGCAGCGGCAGACGGTACCGCTGAAGTGCGCGGGCCTGACCGACGAGCAGGCTCGTCGCAGGCTGCTGCCGACGTCGCCGGAGATGACCGTCGGTGGACTGGTCAGTCACCTCATCGCCGTCGAACGGCACTGGCTGGTCGGGTCGTTCCTCGGTGAACCTGCCGGCCCGCTGGACGACGACGGCTGGGTCGACGACGAGCCGCTGGACAGTCTCGTGGATCGCTACCTCCGACAGTGTGAGGTGTCCCGCCGGATCGTGGCCGCGCACCAGCTCGACGAGCTGGAACGCTATGCGCCGGAGGGGATGCCCGTGCTGTCGTTGCGGTGGATCCTGCAGCATCTGATCGAGGAGACCGCCCGCCATCTCGGCCACCTGGACATCCTCGCCGAGCTGCTCGACGGTCGCCGCGGAGCATGA
- a CDS encoding DUF1905 domain-containing protein, whose product MELRFSGSVWHWRGPAPYYFVSVPDEECLDIKEVARALTYGWGVIPVTVRVGDTEFGTSLFPKDGGYAVPLKDAVRRAEGIGEGDRITVRLTLGEPG is encoded by the coding sequence ATGGAGCTGCGATTCAGTGGCAGCGTCTGGCATTGGCGTGGCCCGGCGCCGTACTACTTCGTCAGTGTGCCGGACGAAGAGTGTCTCGACATCAAAGAGGTCGCCAGGGCGCTGACCTACGGCTGGGGTGTGATCCCGGTGACGGTTCGGGTCGGGGACACCGAATTTGGCACCTCGCTCTTCCCCAAGGACGGTGGCTACGCGGTGCCGTTGAAGGATGCTGTCCGCCGGGCCGAGGGGATCGGAGAAGGCGATCGGATCACGGTCCGGCTGACCCTCGGCGAGCCCGGCTGA
- a CDS encoding DinB family protein, translated as MSQIQHAVPIAVQRCVICGFDFGTGLDDCVTHATELPELLQETLGKVDSAAVRHRLAPWEWSMLEYGAHLGEVIPWYLGRVQQVLDEDRPQLQPMDWTIEAEVGEYRRRSVQRVCADVDQACRSLIAMINSLDDDHLRREGIGSDGSPRTIEVLLTRADHEIIHHERDLRRALDRLQG; from the coding sequence ATGAGTCAGATCCAGCATGCCGTACCGATCGCGGTGCAACGCTGCGTGATCTGCGGATTCGACTTCGGGACCGGGCTCGACGACTGTGTCACCCACGCGACGGAACTTCCCGAGCTGCTGCAGGAGACGCTCGGCAAGGTCGATTCGGCGGCTGTCCGGCACCGGCTGGCGCCCTGGGAGTGGTCGATGCTCGAATACGGCGCCCACCTCGGTGAGGTGATTCCGTGGTACCTCGGCCGGGTGCAACAGGTGCTTGATGAGGATCGTCCACAACTGCAGCCGATGGATTGGACGATCGAGGCCGAGGTCGGTGAATACCGGCGGCGCAGCGTGCAACGGGTCTGCGCCGACGTCGACCAGGCCTGCCGGTCACTGATCGCGATGATCAACTCCCTCGACGATGATCATCTGCGACGGGAGGGGATCGGCAGCGACGGATCGCCGCGGACGATCGAGGTGCTGCTGACCCGGGCCGATCACGAGATCATCCACCACGAGCGGGATCTGCGGCGAGCATTGGATCGCTTGCAGGGGTGA
- a CDS encoding TRM11 family SAM-dependent methyltransferase, whose translation MLLHGAGLGDLVDAAMAQDLKATKIYADDSAMMIDTAGGASKITRLGYLKNAYRVIGSVPRRGAMQRSLDELARRASGWELPGGKQPFRVMFSEDGQLASVPPRSRSRLEESIARRTRGTVNRRGGRGGEYWVLTRRDLDEVLLTSRIQLPKPGQQQPGALRPDLANLLVGAAGRRPTDVFLDPFAGSGALVASRLGSPLRQAIYSDLRYGSRSGPRIDPALQRSRQVTLLSEDARTLPSVDDHTVDAIVTDPPWGEFEDLGADYEEFIEDVLTSFDRVLKTDGRVVMITARRLVGATLRHWQAHRLAVDSSHDVLVNGHPATVIVGRRQRAR comes from the coding sequence ATGCTGTTGCATGGCGCAGGTCTCGGCGACCTCGTCGATGCCGCCATGGCCCAGGACCTCAAGGCGACCAAGATCTACGCCGACGACAGCGCGATGATGATCGACACCGCTGGCGGCGCCTCGAAGATCACCCGGCTCGGGTATCTCAAGAATGCCTACCGGGTGATCGGATCGGTGCCGCGTCGGGGCGCGATGCAACGGTCCCTGGACGAACTCGCCCGGCGGGCGTCCGGCTGGGAACTGCCCGGCGGCAAGCAGCCGTTCCGGGTGATGTTCTCCGAGGACGGGCAGCTCGCGTCGGTGCCGCCACGATCGCGATCCCGGCTGGAGGAGTCGATTGCCCGCCGGACCCGTGGCACGGTCAACCGCCGGGGTGGGCGCGGCGGAGAATATTGGGTGCTCACCCGCCGGGACCTGGACGAGGTGCTGTTGACCAGCAGGATCCAGCTGCCCAAGCCTGGCCAGCAGCAGCCCGGCGCGCTGCGACCGGACCTGGCCAACCTGTTGGTGGGGGCGGCCGGACGGCGGCCGACCGACGTGTTCCTCGATCCGTTTGCCGGGAGTGGGGCGCTGGTCGCTTCCCGGCTCGGTAGTCCGCTCCGGCAGGCGATCTATTCCGATCTCCGCTACGGCAGCCGATCGGGTCCCCGGATCGATCCTGCACTGCAGCGGTCCCGACAGGTCACGCTGCTGAGCGAGGACGCCCGAACGCTGCCGTCCGTCGACGACCACACCGTCGACGCGATCGTGACCGACCCGCCGTGGGGCGAGTTCGAGGATCTCGGAGCCGACTACGAGGAGTTCATCGAGGACGTCCTGACCTCGTTCGACCGTGTCCTGAAGACCGACGGACGGGTCGTGATGATCACCGCGCGACGCCTCGTCGGCGCCACCCTGCGGCACTGGCAGGCCCATCGGCTGGCCGTCGATTCCAGCCACGACGTGCTGGTCAACGGCCATCCCGCGACCGTGATCGTCGGCCGGCGACAACGGGCACGCTGA
- a CDS encoding MazG nucleotide pyrophosphohydrolase domain-containing protein, whose protein sequence is MELQALQEAARTIRSRYARYEERQYGRSWTPEEIMLGFVGDVGDLAKLTQSAAGVRGSAEVQDKLAHELADCLWSVLTLADCYRIDLESAFGATMAEIDRWLEQHEA, encoded by the coding sequence ATGGAATTGCAAGCCTTGCAGGAGGCCGCGCGGACGATCAGGTCCCGGTATGCCCGCTACGAGGAGCGACAGTACGGTCGATCCTGGACACCGGAGGAGATCATGCTCGGGTTCGTCGGCGACGTCGGCGATCTTGCCAAGCTGACACAGTCCGCGGCCGGTGTCCGCGGTTCCGCCGAGGTTCAGGACAAGCTCGCCCACGAGCTGGCCGACTGTCTGTGGAGCGTGCTGACGCTGGCCGACTGCTACCGGATCGACCTGGAGTCCGCGTTCGGAGCGACCATGGCCGAGATCGACCGGTGGCTGGAACAGCATGAGGCATGA
- a CDS encoding sugar transferase, protein MTVPASDPQRRPPKTRTRPRLTVVRAMNRRGIRLLHVADLLIVYGLLFAITAVMIQVRPGFNAASHLSRYVWSYGIVAIIHLAVFSFGGLYDRERRLVVPPSASRLITLVWLASLMIGVTSWLLGEFLIPRSVLLAYAIVGPVGLWITRAVSRRLRERNAGPARVLLIGSAEACLRAAEHLGQTTAVVVAGQVRGTDDLEQRVDRYAATGVLLLDGTGLSDLYADALSRLELRGVETLQLVRPHDSLLGLRTVGEIGGMPVVSLSAHILTGSQQRLKRWMDVIVLVLTAPLTIPLMIFTGVLVAVRAGGPLLFVQHRVGRDGAPFRMLKFRTMRRDAERFSGPVQATTDDPRIIRGLGWLRSTRLDELPQLINVLAGQMTIVGPRPERPEEMAEYERLIPGYRRRHQIEPGITGLAQVYGHYHTHPEFKLGHDLQYLANWSPFLDIQIMLRTAWVILARRL, encoded by the coding sequence ATGACCGTTCCGGCGAGCGACCCGCAGCGACGGCCGCCGAAGACGCGCACCCGGCCGCGGCTGACGGTGGTGCGCGCGATGAATCGCCGCGGCATCCGGCTGCTGCACGTCGCGGATCTGCTGATCGTCTACGGGCTGCTGTTCGCGATCACTGCGGTCATGATCCAGGTACGCCCCGGATTCAATGCCGCATCGCACCTGAGTCGCTACGTCTGGTCCTACGGGATCGTCGCGATCATCCACCTGGCCGTCTTCTCCTTCGGCGGCCTCTACGACCGTGAACGTCGGCTGGTGGTCCCGCCGTCGGCGTCCCGATTGATCACCCTGGTCTGGTTGGCGTCGCTGATGATCGGCGTCACCAGCTGGTTGTTGGGGGAGTTCCTGATCCCGCGAAGCGTTCTGCTGGCCTACGCGATCGTCGGGCCGGTCGGGCTCTGGATCACCCGGGCGGTGTCTCGGCGCCTCCGCGAACGCAACGCCGGCCCGGCGCGGGTGTTGTTGATCGGCAGTGCCGAGGCCTGCCTGCGGGCAGCCGAGCATCTGGGTCAGACGACGGCGGTCGTGGTCGCGGGTCAGGTCCGGGGGACCGATGACCTGGAACAACGGGTCGACCGCTACGCCGCTACCGGTGTCCTGCTGCTGGACGGCACCGGGCTGAGTGATCTTTACGCCGACGCGTTGTCCCGGCTGGAACTGCGAGGGGTGGAGACCCTGCAGCTGGTGCGTCCCCACGACTCTCTGCTGGGATTGCGCACCGTGGGTGAGATCGGCGGGATGCCGGTGGTGTCGTTGTCGGCGCACATCCTGACCGGTTCGCAGCAGCGGCTGAAGCGGTGGATGGACGTGATCGTGTTGGTGTTGACCGCACCGCTGACCATCCCGTTGATGATCTTCACCGGCGTCCTGGTCGCCGTCCGGGCCGGTGGGCCGCTGCTGTTCGTCCAGCATCGGGTCGGCCGCGACGGGGCGCCGTTCCGGATGTTGAAGTTCCGCACCATGCGACGCGACGCGGAACGGTTCTCCGGACCGGTGCAGGCGACCACCGACGACCCGCGGATCATCCGGGGGCTGGGTTGGCTGCGGAGCACCAGGCTGGACGAACTCCCGCAATTGATCAACGTGCTGGCCGGCCAGATGACCATCGTCGGCCCGCGCCCGGAACGGCCGGAGGAGATGGCCGAATACGAACGGCTGATCCCCGGCTACCGTCGACGTCACCAGATCGAGCCCGGCATCACCGGCCTGGCCCAGGTCTACGGCCACTACCACACGCATCCGGAGTTCAAGCTCGGCCACGACCTGCAGTATCTGGCGAACTGGTCACCCTTCCTCGACATCCAGATCATGCTCCGTACCGCTTGGGTCATCCTCGCCCGACGGCTGTGA
- a CDS encoding ABC transporter ATP-binding protein, with translation MCAEVAVSRSRRVSPSSDLSFRSAIAVAARTARRGLRDAAGQARRWFLVAGLLTLVHALVPPAEVWLLKALLEQVDSPSPQDARLAITLAGLTIVVGLNFSLGYLALSASQRTGFRLAHHYRSRLAAAAAGLHPRQLAEAATNTRLQAAALAVDRMTRVPGDTLQLVGTALTSIGLCAAIFGFSAAAGILVLSALLPTVLAMTFIARSESVGWPPIAAVERRSTYAMEQLVQQRTGSELALLGSGHKVASLVSQTQRQKMIMLDRLIAIDMRWESAASAATALLLAAALVSMIITDVGAALAAAAVAGILSGLSAIRFTGFAFGNIVSTAPQAEAYAAVVGTAEPDDPTSGPATVGRLTAEAVSVSYPDAAGWAVRDVSLTVEKGEVIALVGANGAGKTTTVNAILGVVERQSGTIMIDGISADDLTHADLLSRIGLLTQEFGRYEFRVRDVVALGRSAGEVADEELWSALRSVGLAELVASMPDGLDTQLGQQWGGVGLSGGQWQRLALARIHLRDAGIWILDEPTSAVDAEAEREIFAELQRTKGNRITIVVSHRAWTLKGMDRIYVFDRGRVVQVGSYDELLSRAGRFADLFAEQLSG, from the coding sequence ATGTGTGCAGAGGTTGCCGTGTCCCGGTCCCGTCGTGTTTCGCCGTCCTCAGACCTGTCCTTCCGCAGTGCCATTGCCGTTGCGGCTCGTACGGCCCGGCGCGGGCTACGGGACGCCGCCGGCCAGGCCCGCCGGTGGTTCCTGGTTGCCGGCCTGTTGACCCTGGTGCATGCCTTGGTCCCGCCCGCAGAGGTGTGGCTGTTGAAGGCTCTGCTGGAGCAGGTCGATTCGCCGAGTCCGCAGGACGCCCGGCTGGCGATCACCCTGGCGGGATTGACGATCGTCGTCGGACTGAACTTCTCCCTCGGGTATCTGGCGCTGTCGGCGTCGCAACGGACCGGATTCCGATTGGCCCATCATTACCGGTCCCGGCTCGCCGCCGCTGCGGCTGGTCTGCATCCGCGGCAGCTCGCCGAGGCGGCCACCAATACCCGCCTGCAGGCCGCTGCCCTGGCCGTCGATCGGATGACCCGGGTGCCCGGCGACACGCTGCAACTGGTCGGCACCGCGTTGACGTCGATCGGCCTGTGCGCAGCGATCTTCGGCTTCTCCGCGGCGGCCGGCATCCTGGTGCTGTCGGCCCTGCTGCCGACCGTCCTGGCGATGACCTTCATCGCCCGATCGGAGTCGGTGGGTTGGCCGCCGATCGCTGCGGTGGAACGACGATCGACCTACGCCATGGAACAGTTGGTGCAGCAACGCACCGGCAGTGAGCTCGCGCTGCTCGGCAGCGGCCACAAGGTTGCCTCGTTGGTGTCGCAGACCCAACGACAGAAGATGATCATGCTCGACCGGCTGATCGCGATCGACATGCGATGGGAGTCGGCGGCCTCGGCGGCGACCGCCCTGCTGCTGGCCGCCGCTCTGGTGTCGATGATCATCACCGACGTCGGCGCAGCGTTGGCCGCGGCGGCTGTGGCTGGCATCCTGTCCGGTCTGTCGGCGATCCGGTTCACCGGCTTCGCGTTCGGCAACATCGTCTCCACCGCACCGCAGGCCGAGGCGTATGCCGCGGTCGTCGGAACCGCCGAGCCGGACGATCCGACGTCCGGGCCCGCGACCGTCGGACGGCTGACCGCCGAGGCAGTGAGCGTCAGCTATCCGGACGCGGCCGGTTGGGCGGTCCGGGACGTGTCCCTGACCGTCGAGAAGGGCGAGGTGATCGCCCTGGTCGGAGCCAACGGTGCCGGCAAGACGACGACGGTGAACGCCATCCTCGGTGTGGTCGAACGACAATCGGGGACGATCATGATCGACGGGATCAGTGCAGACGACCTCACCCATGCCGACCTGTTGAGCCGCATCGGTCTGCTGACCCAGGAATTCGGACGGTACGAGTTCCGGGTCCGCGATGTGGTGGCGTTGGGACGGTCGGCCGGGGAGGTCGCGGACGAGGAGCTGTGGTCGGCGCTGCGTTCGGTCGGGCTCGCCGAACTGGTGGCGTCGATGCCGGACGGCCTGGACACCCAGCTGGGGCAGCAGTGGGGTGGCGTCGGTTTGTCCGGCGGACAGTGGCAGCGGTTGGCGCTGGCCCGGATCCACCTGCGCGACGCCGGAATCTGGATCCTCGACGAGCCGACCAGCGCGGTGGATGCCGAGGCCGAACGAGAGATCTTCGCCGAACTGCAGCGGACGAAGGGGAACCGGATCACCATCGTGGTCTCGCACCGCGCCTGGACCTTGAAGGGAATGGACCGGATCTATGTCTTCGATCGGGGCCGGGTGGTCCAGGTCGGCAGCTACGACGAGTTGCTCTCCCGTGCGGGACGGTTCGCCGATCTGTTCGCCGAGCAGCTTTCCGGCTGA